CGTGCGCGCGCCGCGGGCTCGGGGACTGCCGGTCAGTCGTGGTGGACCGACTTGGCCAGGTAGGCTTCGCGCCCGGCCTCGACCGCCGCTTCGACCGCCGCGCGCTTCTCGCCGACGTAGGTCCGTCCGCGCGCGACCGTCGAGGTCATCTTTTCCTTGGCGGTGTCGAGCGTCGTCGTGGCCCGGCGCTTCAGGTCGCGGGAGAGCTCCTTGATCTTCTCCGCCG
This genomic stretch from bacterium harbors:
- a CDS encoding YtxH domain-containing protein, which codes for MNEREGTYLGRAMLLTFIVGAAAGVTAVLLLAPNARRESAEKIKELSRDLKRRATTTLDTAKEKMTSTVARGRTYVGEKRAAVEAAVEAGREAYLAKSVHHD